A genomic segment from Actinoplanes sichuanensis encodes:
- a CDS encoding carbohydrate ABC transporter permease — MTMLAPPAVRVTELPTTDRGRGRSVVWMALPALVAFLSFGLIPLLGALGLSFTTWDGIGNIQFTGLDSWKAALTDPGLPHTLAVTFEIMILSWLVQTPISILIGVFIAGRQRYRGLLAVLYFIPLLLSSAAISITFKAILDPNFGLGSGLGIGVLNQDWLGDPTLAIAVLIFVVSWQFIPFHSLIYQGAVRQIPTALYEASQIDGAGRLRQFFSITLPQIKYTIITSSTLMVVGSLTFFDLIYVLTAGGPGDATRALALAMYQKGFMANLMGPASCIAVILVLVGVALSQLLRRLGGRGDESQMEGM, encoded by the coding sequence ATGACGATGCTTGCTCCGCCCGCGGTCCGCGTCACCGAGTTGCCAACCACCGACCGTGGGCGGGGCCGCTCCGTCGTCTGGATGGCGCTGCCCGCACTTGTGGCATTCCTGTCGTTCGGTCTCATCCCGCTGCTCGGCGCGCTCGGGCTCAGCTTCACCACCTGGGACGGCATCGGCAACATCCAATTCACCGGCCTGGACAGCTGGAAGGCCGCACTGACCGACCCCGGCCTGCCGCACACCCTCGCGGTCACGTTCGAGATCATGATCCTGTCATGGCTGGTGCAGACGCCGATCTCCATCCTGATCGGCGTCTTCATCGCCGGCCGGCAACGCTATCGGGGCCTGCTCGCGGTGCTCTACTTCATTCCACTGCTGCTGAGCTCGGCCGCCATCTCCATCACCTTCAAGGCCATCCTCGACCCGAACTTCGGCCTCGGCTCCGGCCTGGGCATCGGCGTGCTCAATCAGGACTGGCTCGGTGACCCCACGCTGGCCATCGCGGTCCTGATCTTCGTGGTGTCCTGGCAGTTCATCCCCTTCCACTCGCTGATCTACCAGGGGGCGGTACGGCAGATACCCACCGCGTTGTACGAGGCGTCGCAGATCGACGGCGCCGGCCGGCTGCGCCAGTTCTTCTCGATCACGCTGCCGCAGATCAAGTACACGATCATCACCTCGTCGACGCTGATGGTCGTCGGCTCGCTGACCTTCTTCGACCTGATCTATGTGCTGACCGCCGGCGGCCCCGGCGACGCCACCCGAGCGCTGGCGCTGGCGATGTACCAGAAGGGTTTCATGGCCAACCTGATGGGTCCGGCAAGCTGCATCGCGGTCATCCTCGTACTGGTCGGCGTCGCCTTGTCCCAGTTGCTCCGGCGGCTCGGTGGCCGCGGCGACGAGAGCCAGATGGAAGGCATGTGA
- a CDS encoding extracellular solute-binding protein, with amino-acid sequence MKRRDFLTLSAGTGTAAALAACGSSGPSNSGGSGGAAGAASYWALSGQPSEPIRRAAIDRFNKANPSTQITGTYFANDAYKQKIKTALGAGEGPSIIFNWGGGGLKTYVEAGHVEDLTDWFAQNATVKDKIIPASFGAATVNGRIYARPVESVTPIVLFYNKRVFDQVGVQPPQTYGDILDLVPKFNAKGIAPFSLAGQSRWTNMMWVEFLLDRTAGSDVFNRVFAGEKNAWSDPAVLDSLTKVQDLVRADGFIKGFSSITADSSADQALLYTGKAAMMVHGSWSYGLQKANGGDFVSSGALGYMNFPPVDGGKGDPSNALGNPGQYLSISTKATPEQKEIAKKLFSTTLLEDEEIKGWVGAGYVPVLKGSETQLSTSPNADFLKFVYDTAVNAKLFAQSWDQALSPTASETLLDNIAKLFQLQISPQQWVDAMNGVIGK; translated from the coding sequence ATGAAACGTCGTGATTTCCTAACCCTCAGCGCCGGCACTGGCACTGCGGCAGCCCTTGCAGCATGCGGCAGTTCGGGACCGTCCAACTCGGGCGGCTCCGGCGGCGCCGCCGGAGCCGCGTCGTACTGGGCGCTGAGCGGGCAGCCGAGCGAGCCGATCCGGCGAGCGGCGATCGACCGGTTCAACAAGGCCAACCCCAGCACTCAGATCACCGGCACCTACTTCGCGAACGACGCCTACAAGCAGAAGATCAAGACGGCCCTGGGCGCGGGCGAAGGCCCGTCGATCATCTTCAACTGGGGCGGCGGGGGCCTGAAGACCTACGTCGAGGCCGGTCATGTGGAGGACCTGACCGACTGGTTCGCGCAGAACGCGACGGTCAAGGACAAGATCATCCCGGCGTCGTTCGGTGCGGCCACGGTCAACGGCAGGATCTACGCCAGGCCGGTCGAGAGCGTGACACCGATCGTGCTGTTCTACAATAAAAGGGTTTTCGACCAGGTCGGTGTCCAGCCGCCGCAGACCTACGGCGACATCCTGGACCTGGTTCCGAAGTTCAACGCCAAGGGCATCGCACCGTTCTCGCTGGCCGGGCAATCGCGCTGGACCAACATGATGTGGGTCGAGTTCCTCCTCGACCGCACCGCCGGCTCGGATGTGTTCAACCGGGTCTTCGCGGGCGAGAAGAACGCGTGGTCCGACCCGGCGGTACTGGACAGCCTGACGAAGGTGCAGGACCTGGTGCGAGCCGACGGGTTCATCAAGGGCTTCTCGTCGATCACCGCCGACTCCAGCGCCGATCAGGCTCTGCTCTACACCGGCAAGGCCGCGATGATGGTGCACGGCAGCTGGTCGTACGGGCTCCAGAAGGCCAACGGCGGCGACTTCGTCTCCAGCGGCGCCCTGGGCTACATGAACTTCCCGCCGGTCGACGGCGGCAAAGGTGACCCGAGCAACGCTCTGGGCAACCCTGGCCAGTACCTGTCGATCTCGACGAAGGCCACGCCGGAGCAGAAGGAGATCGCCAAGAAGCTCTTCTCCACGACGCTGCTCGAAGACGAGGAGATCAAGGGCTGGGTCGGCGCCGGCTATGTACCGGTACTCAAGGGCAGCGAAACGCAGCTCAGCACGTCACCGAACGCCGACTTCCTCAAGTTCGTCTACGACACAGCGGTCAACGCCAAACTCTTCGCCCAGTCGTGGGACCAGGCGCTGAGCCCGACCGCCTCCGAAACCCTGCTCGACAACATCGCCAAGCTGTTCCAGCTTCAGATCAGCCCGCAGCAGTGGGTCGACGCGATGAACGGGGTCATCGGCAAATGA
- a CDS encoding helix-turn-helix transcriptional regulator has product MAAEQPGGNGGTELGRFLRARRAQVTPEHAGISTGPGWRRIPGLRREELAALAGVSVDYYIRLERGKEHRPSPAVIGALASALRLDAAEYGHLFDLALRATSTLPRPRPAPGAMRTPAPGTDLLLERLRPYPARLLNRTMDLLAANRGGLRTLPGIEDWPAEHRNIVRYVFLHPTAHKLFADWDAVTKGCVARLRAVAGLEPDAPDLTELVTEMAAESTDFSRLWDRYEVCPFTATSKTLHHPQVGTITLQVQAMQVEGTAGHRLVTYVAEPGTADHDALILLDR; this is encoded by the coding sequence ATGGCAGCAGAACAGCCGGGCGGTAACGGCGGCACCGAGCTGGGACGTTTCCTGCGCGCACGCCGCGCCCAGGTGACGCCGGAGCACGCCGGCATCAGCACAGGCCCTGGCTGGCGTCGCATTCCCGGGTTACGCCGCGAAGAGCTCGCCGCTCTGGCCGGAGTGAGTGTGGACTACTACATCCGGCTGGAACGCGGCAAGGAGCACCGGCCCAGCCCGGCCGTCATCGGAGCCCTGGCCTCCGCGTTGCGCCTCGACGCCGCCGAATACGGGCACCTGTTCGACCTTGCTCTGCGTGCGACCAGCACGCTGCCCCGGCCGCGCCCGGCACCGGGTGCCATGCGGACGCCCGCGCCCGGCACCGACCTGCTGCTGGAACGCCTACGGCCGTACCCGGCGAGACTGCTGAACCGGACGATGGACCTGCTGGCCGCCAACCGTGGTGGGCTGCGCACGCTGCCTGGCATCGAGGACTGGCCGGCCGAACACCGCAACATCGTCCGATACGTGTTCCTGCATCCCACCGCCCACAAGTTGTTCGCCGACTGGGACGCAGTGACGAAAGGCTGCGTGGCACGGCTGCGTGCGGTGGCCGGTCTGGAACCGGACGCACCTGACCTGACCGAACTGGTCACGGAGATGGCGGCAGAGAGCACGGACTTCTCCCGGCTGTGGGACCGCTACGAGGTGTGCCCGTTCACCGCCACCTCCAAGACCTTGCACCATCCGCAGGTAGGCACGATCACCTTGCAGGTGCAGGCCATGCAGGTGGAGGGTACCGCCGGGCACCGTCTGGTGACCTATGTCGCCGAACCCGGCACTGCTGATCACGACGCGCTGATCCTCCTGGACCGGTAG
- a CDS encoding FAD-binding oxidoreductase, with translation MRRILLWSTAVVFPLPLVLTYNTLAREPEGLRFYVSLGLTAYAWWLLAIMLSVRPPWLDRLVGLPAVYGLHGMLGVLAIGFAYVHRDNSYAGQPLAALLGDWGFYAAVVVLCFSVFFLSGWLVDRIRMLLEAKRLLERVLRHQVSVWVHRLNLVIVAMIWLHAHLLVRVNQYFGFMMLFDVYTVAVLGLYVWKKWIAADYYLTGAVVGNEPLGGTSRRLSVQLDHAETRIRPGDFFFLRFEGTAAVPGEWHPFSVTDDDQKTLSFTIRQHGDFTRRLTGVDLGVHVRLEGPFGRFDSIAARQHADTPLVLLGMGAGVAPLLSLAAAYHTTREIHVLWAVRQADDAYYRELLARYQASSGNRMTVTAKVGRFSRADLSELLPQQVVRTGAFFVVGPNPAVLANERLLRRIGVSARRIHQERLTM, from the coding sequence GTGCGAAGGATCCTGCTGTGGAGCACCGCGGTCGTCTTCCCGCTGCCGCTGGTGCTGACTTACAACACCCTGGCCCGGGAACCCGAAGGCCTGCGTTTCTATGTCTCCCTCGGGCTGACGGCCTACGCGTGGTGGCTGCTCGCGATCATGCTCAGTGTGCGGCCACCGTGGCTGGACCGGCTGGTCGGGTTGCCGGCGGTCTACGGTCTGCACGGCATGTTGGGCGTGCTCGCGATCGGCTTCGCCTACGTGCACCGCGACAATTCCTATGCCGGGCAGCCGCTGGCTGCGCTGCTCGGAGACTGGGGCTTCTACGCCGCCGTCGTGGTGCTGTGTTTCTCGGTGTTCTTCCTCAGCGGCTGGCTGGTCGACCGGATCCGGATGCTGCTGGAGGCCAAACGGCTACTGGAACGGGTGTTGCGGCACCAGGTTTCGGTGTGGGTGCACCGGCTCAATCTCGTGATCGTCGCGATGATCTGGCTCCACGCGCATCTGCTCGTGCGGGTGAATCAGTATTTCGGGTTCATGATGCTCTTCGACGTGTACACGGTGGCCGTCCTCGGCCTCTACGTGTGGAAGAAGTGGATCGCCGCGGACTACTACCTGACGGGTGCGGTCGTGGGTAACGAGCCGCTCGGCGGCACGAGCCGGCGCCTGTCCGTGCAGCTCGATCATGCGGAAACCCGGATCAGGCCGGGTGACTTCTTCTTCCTCCGGTTCGAGGGCACCGCAGCCGTGCCCGGGGAATGGCATCCGTTCTCGGTCACCGACGACGACCAGAAGACCTTGAGTTTCACCATCCGTCAGCATGGTGACTTCACCCGGCGACTCACCGGCGTCGACCTGGGAGTGCACGTACGGCTGGAAGGACCATTCGGCCGCTTCGACTCGATCGCCGCCCGGCAGCATGCCGACACACCGCTGGTGCTGCTGGGCATGGGCGCGGGCGTCGCCCCGCTGCTGAGCCTGGCGGCCGCCTACCACACGACCCGCGAGATCCACGTGCTGTGGGCGGTTCGCCAGGCGGACGACGCCTATTACCGTGAGTTACTCGCCCGGTATCAGGCATCTTCCGGAAACCGCATGACGGTGACGGCCAAGGTAGGTCGATTCAGTCGTGCGGACCTTTCCGAGCTTCTTCCGCAACAGGTCGTCCGAACCGGAGCGTTCTTCGTCGTCGGCCCGAATCCCGCTGTTCTGGCCAATGAGCGCCTGCTGCGACGAATAGGCGTTTCGGCACGACGGATCCATCAGGAGCGGCTGACGATGTAG
- a CDS encoding flavodoxin: MLGIAGIGLAGCSRLGLGGSSGDGEPLERPLDGARTLIAYFSVPLTDDPDDMNRDEENSTHVVDGKVLGNTQYVAQLIQARTGAELFRIETAVPLPLDYAVLAPQAEQEQQTGARPALKALVPSLADYDTVFVGYPIYWYDLPMPVYTFLEDHDFAGKTVIPFSTHGGSRLSGTVEVITEKLSSATVSGNAFTISRDDMGEAEDEVRNWLDGLGVAGR, encoded by the coding sequence GTGCTCGGGATCGCCGGAATCGGCTTGGCCGGATGTTCCCGGCTCGGGCTGGGCGGATCGTCCGGAGATGGCGAGCCGCTCGAACGCCCGTTGGACGGCGCGCGGACCCTCATCGCGTACTTCTCCGTGCCGCTGACCGACGACCCGGACGACATGAACCGCGACGAGGAGAACAGCACGCATGTCGTCGACGGCAAGGTCTTGGGCAACACCCAGTACGTCGCGCAGCTGATCCAGGCCCGCACCGGCGCCGAGCTGTTCCGGATCGAGACGGCGGTGCCGTTGCCGCTGGACTATGCGGTACTCGCTCCCCAGGCCGAGCAGGAACAACAGACCGGTGCCCGGCCAGCCTTGAAAGCCCTCGTCCCGAGTCTCGCGGACTACGACACGGTGTTCGTCGGCTATCCGATCTACTGGTACGACCTGCCGATGCCGGTGTACACCTTCCTGGAAGACCACGACTTCGCCGGCAAGACCGTCATTCCGTTCAGCACCCATGGCGGGAGCCGGCTGTCGGGCACGGTCGAGGTCATCACGGAGAAGCTCTCCTCCGCAACAGTGTCCGGTAACGCCTTCACGATCTCGCGTGACGACATGGGCGAGGCCGAGGACGAGGTCCGCAATTGGCTCGACGGCCTCGGCGTAGCGGGCCGGTAG
- a CDS encoding beta-glucosidase family protein: protein MTFADLLPELTLAEKAALCLGSTFWHTAPVPRLGIPALMLSDGPHGLRRQPDGNQAGISGSLPATCFPTASALGSSWDPDLVRRIGAAIGAEARDHGVSVVLGPGVNIKRSPLCGRNFEYFSEDPLLAGVLGEAHVTGVQSQGVGACVKHFAVNNQETDRLRISADVDERALREIYLRHFERIIVRARPWMVMCAYNRVNGIRASEHHWLLTEVLRGEWDFDGVVVSDWGAVRDRVAALSAGLDLEMPPNLGVSDTAIVAAVHDGTLDEKILDQAALRILRLLDRAQPSADPAVIDHDAHHRLARAAAADCAVLLKNDRDILPLRPDAGDTIAVIGELARTPRFQGAGSSQVNPTRVEVPVDALRALVPAAVAVDFAAGYRLDGDDDEQMSVEAVDLAGRARAVVLFLGLPAGAESEGADRRHMDLPGNQTALLTRLAAVNTDVVVVLTSGSAVRLTPWDRHVPAVLETWLAGQAAGGAIADLLLGVANPSGKLAETLPHRLQDTPAYLNFPGEHGHVRYGEGIFVGYRGYDAVGRDVAYPFGHGLSYTTFAYHDLTVTVTGTTADDLAVVVTCTVVNTGLRRGKEVVQLYTGHPAGPPRELTAFAKVDVAAGAREHVTFHLDADDLSSWSSRHRRWLLDGGTYTISVGASSRDLRLTATVDLPKTPVDAPLTGESTLREWLADPSGAARLKAAIGVDADGKPVGVLADPESLTVLGDFPLQALAAFPRFGISQAAIAEVSDVA from the coding sequence ATGACCTTCGCCGACCTGCTTCCCGAACTCACCCTCGCCGAGAAGGCGGCACTGTGCCTGGGATCCACCTTCTGGCACACCGCGCCGGTTCCCCGGCTCGGGATCCCCGCGCTCATGCTCTCCGACGGCCCGCACGGCCTGCGCCGCCAGCCCGACGGCAACCAGGCCGGAATCTCCGGAAGCCTGCCCGCCACCTGCTTCCCCACCGCCTCGGCGCTCGGCTCCTCCTGGGATCCCGACCTGGTCCGGCGCATCGGCGCGGCGATCGGCGCTGAAGCCCGCGATCATGGTGTGAGCGTGGTGCTCGGCCCCGGCGTCAACATCAAACGGTCACCGCTGTGTGGCCGCAACTTCGAATACTTCTCCGAGGACCCTCTCCTGGCCGGCGTCCTGGGTGAGGCGCACGTGACCGGCGTGCAGAGCCAGGGCGTCGGCGCCTGTGTCAAACACTTCGCCGTCAACAACCAGGAGACCGACCGGCTGCGGATCAGTGCCGACGTCGACGAACGCGCGTTGCGCGAGATTTACTTGCGGCACTTCGAGCGCATCATCGTCCGGGCCCGCCCCTGGATGGTCATGTGCGCCTACAACCGCGTCAACGGAATCCGCGCCTCCGAACATCACTGGCTGCTCACCGAAGTGCTGCGAGGTGAGTGGGACTTCGACGGAGTCGTCGTGTCCGACTGGGGGGCCGTCCGCGACCGTGTCGCCGCGTTGTCGGCCGGCTTGGATCTGGAGATGCCGCCGAACCTCGGCGTCAGCGACACGGCGATCGTGGCGGCCGTACACGACGGCACTCTCGACGAGAAGATCCTCGACCAGGCGGCACTGCGGATACTCCGTCTCCTCGACCGGGCACAACCGTCGGCTGACCCGGCCGTCATCGACCATGACGCCCACCACCGCCTGGCCCGGGCCGCAGCCGCCGACTGTGCCGTACTGCTGAAGAACGACCGCGACATTCTGCCGCTGCGCCCCGACGCCGGCGACACGATCGCGGTGATCGGTGAACTGGCCCGCACACCCCGTTTCCAGGGCGCCGGCAGTTCACAGGTCAACCCCACCCGCGTCGAGGTGCCCGTCGACGCACTACGTGCCCTGGTCCCCGCCGCAGTCGCCGTGGACTTCGCCGCCGGCTACCGCCTCGACGGCGACGACGACGAACAGATGAGCGTTGAAGCGGTCGATCTGGCCGGGCGCGCCCGCGCCGTCGTCCTGTTCCTCGGCCTGCCGGCCGGCGCCGAGTCCGAGGGCGCGGACCGCCGCCACATGGATCTGCCCGGTAACCAGACGGCGTTGCTGACCCGGCTCGCCGCGGTCAACACAGATGTGGTCGTCGTGCTCACCAGCGGCTCGGCGGTGCGGTTGACACCATGGGACCGGCATGTCCCGGCAGTCTTGGAGACCTGGCTGGCCGGGCAGGCCGCCGGTGGTGCGATCGCCGATCTACTGCTGGGTGTGGCGAATCCGTCCGGCAAGCTGGCCGAGACGCTGCCGCATCGGCTGCAGGACACCCCGGCATACCTGAACTTCCCCGGCGAGCACGGGCACGTCCGCTACGGAGAGGGAATCTTCGTCGGCTATCGCGGCTACGACGCCGTGGGCCGCGATGTCGCCTATCCGTTCGGGCACGGGCTGTCCTACACCACCTTCGCCTACCACGACCTCACGGTCACGGTCACCGGGACCACCGCCGACGACCTGGCCGTAGTGGTCACCTGCACCGTCGTCAATACCGGCCTACGGCGGGGCAAGGAGGTCGTACAGCTCTACACCGGCCACCCCGCAGGTCCGCCCCGTGAGCTCACGGCCTTCGCCAAAGTCGACGTCGCGGCGGGAGCCCGCGAGCACGTCACGTTCCACCTCGACGCCGACGACCTGTCGTCGTGGTCGTCCCGGCACCGCCGGTGGCTGCTCGACGGCGGCACCTACACCATCAGTGTCGGAGCGTCATCGCGTGACCTCCGGCTGACCGCCACGGTCGACCTGCCGAAAACCCCGGTGGATGCGCCTCTCACGGGCGAGTCAACGCTGCGCGAGTGGCTGGCCGATCCCTCCGGCGCCGCCAGGCTGAAGGCAGCGATCGGCGTCGACGCCGACGGGAAGCCGGTCGGCGTCCTGGCCGACCCCGAGTCCCTGACCGTACTCGGCGACTTCCCACTGCAGGCTCTCGCCGCGTTTCCGAGATTCGGTATCAGTCAAGCCGCCATCGCTGAGGTGTCCGACGTTGCTTGA
- a CDS encoding carboxymuconolactone decarboxylase family protein, whose translation MEIDSTAGSREIGRRILGELMGEDYLAQKAQARNSFNAVLQDYSEEVCFGRIWAREGLDRKQRSIVNIAMLTALNRPNQLAHHVEGALTNGCTVTEIQEILLQAAVYCGLPAAGEAFRVAEGVLRSHGHLD comes from the coding sequence ATGGAGATCGACAGCACTGCCGGCAGCCGGGAGATCGGTCGCCGTATTCTCGGCGAGCTGATGGGCGAGGACTACCTCGCACAGAAGGCCCAGGCCCGCAACTCGTTCAACGCCGTCCTGCAGGACTACTCCGAAGAGGTCTGCTTCGGCAGGATCTGGGCGCGCGAGGGCCTCGACCGTAAGCAGCGCAGCATCGTAAACATCGCCATGCTGACCGCGCTCAACCGGCCGAACCAGCTGGCCCACCACGTCGAGGGTGCGCTGACCAATGGCTGCACGGTCACCGAGATCCAGGAGATCCTGCTGCAAGCCGCCGTCTACTGCGGCCTTCCCGCCGCCGGCGAGGCATTCCGCGTCGCCGAGGGTGTCCTTCGTTCCCACGGCCACCTCGACTGA
- a CDS encoding NAD(P)-dependent oxidoreductase, whose protein sequence is MRVGFIGLGTMGTGMALNLRTAGHDLIVHDLDRGRAEPHERAGARWADSIAEVGAASDVVFTSLPGPVEMREAALGGGLLAGMRRGTAWFDLTTNSPTVVREVHADCLAAGIDLFDAPVSGGPHGAASGKLAIYVGGDATLFERYRALLDAIGDKVLHVGDIGAGNTAKLVHNCASITIRAAIAEVFTLGVKAGVEPSALWHAMRQGAIGRSRTFDRIGDRYLQSSFDPPSFALTLANKDLRLALELAGQLDVPMHCAEVVAEDFREALERGWGGRDSQSPMALQNERAGVTVKLTAAEVQDVLDRG, encoded by the coding sequence ATGAGGGTGGGTTTCATCGGCCTCGGCACCATGGGCACAGGCATGGCGCTGAATCTGCGCACGGCCGGCCACGACCTGATCGTCCACGACCTCGACCGCGGGCGTGCCGAGCCGCACGAACGCGCCGGCGCACGATGGGCCGACAGTATCGCCGAGGTGGGGGCCGCTTCCGATGTCGTCTTCACCTCGCTGCCCGGCCCGGTTGAGATGCGCGAGGCCGCCCTCGGCGGCGGTCTGCTCGCCGGCATGCGGCGGGGCACCGCCTGGTTCGACCTGACCACCAACTCCCCCACCGTGGTACGCGAGGTACACGCCGACTGCCTCGCCGCCGGGATCGACTTGTTCGACGCGCCCGTCAGCGGCGGCCCGCACGGCGCGGCATCGGGCAAGCTGGCCATCTACGTCGGCGGCGACGCCACCCTCTTCGAGCGGTACCGGGCCCTGCTCGACGCCATCGGCGACAAAGTGCTGCACGTCGGCGACATCGGCGCCGGAAACACCGCCAAGCTGGTGCACAACTGCGCGAGCATCACCATCCGCGCTGCCATCGCCGAAGTGTTCACCCTGGGCGTCAAGGCCGGGGTCGAACCGTCGGCGTTGTGGCATGCGATGCGGCAGGGAGCGATCGGCCGGTCCCGCACGTTCGACCGGATCGGCGACCGGTACCTGCAGTCCAGCTTCGACCCGCCGTCGTTCGCGCTGACCCTCGCGAACAAGGACCTGCGCCTGGCACTGGAACTGGCGGGGCAACTCGACGTCCCGATGCACTGCGCCGAGGTCGTCGCCGAGGACTTCCGGGAAGCGCTGGAGCGCGGCTGGGGCGGCCGCGATTCACAGTCACCGATGGCGCTGCAGAACGAGCGTGCCGGTGTGACGGTCAAGCTCACCGCTGCCGAAGTCCAAGACGTCCTCGACCGGGGCTGA
- a CDS encoding CaiB/BaiF CoA transferase family protein yields MTALEGVKVICLGQFYFAPYCTMLMARLGADVIKIEAPDGDPYRRLPAVDEHGEPIQFQFLNSGKRAIRLDLKSAAGQEILRELAGTADVLVQNLSPGAMDRFGLGYRQLSEINPRLIMASGTGFGSFGPYAGEPAMDLTIQARTAIMSTTGFEDGAPVRTGPSVVDFMAGTHLVAGVLAALFQRTRTGRGQHVEVSLQDAILPSLTSNIAGLLSPGTVSRERTGNRHGGLAVAPYNTYPAADGWIAVLCPTDAHWDRLRAVMDQPAADDPRFAAMAGRCAHMDDVDALVAAWTRQLNKDELTQRLKAARIPCAPVVTLPELLEDPHVRARGVLHEVTDQHGTFTTLGSPLLLSDSPMTEPSRAGRLGEHTDQVLRDELGLSTDDITKLHEAGVV; encoded by the coding sequence ATGACCGCCCTTGAGGGTGTGAAGGTGATCTGCCTCGGCCAGTTCTACTTCGCGCCGTACTGCACGATGCTGATGGCCCGGTTGGGCGCCGACGTCATCAAGATCGAGGCGCCCGACGGAGACCCGTACCGTCGCCTGCCGGCCGTGGACGAGCACGGGGAACCGATCCAGTTCCAGTTCCTCAACTCCGGCAAACGCGCCATCCGCCTGGACCTGAAGTCCGCCGCCGGCCAGGAGATCCTGCGCGAGCTCGCCGGCACCGCCGACGTCCTGGTGCAGAACCTTTCACCCGGCGCGATGGACCGCTTCGGCCTGGGCTACCGCCAGCTCAGCGAGATCAACCCACGACTCATCATGGCGTCCGGCACCGGCTTCGGATCCTTCGGCCCCTACGCCGGGGAACCCGCGATGGACCTGACGATCCAGGCACGGACCGCGATCATGAGCACGACCGGCTTCGAGGACGGCGCCCCGGTGCGGACCGGACCCTCCGTCGTCGACTTCATGGCCGGCACCCACCTGGTCGCCGGAGTCCTCGCCGCCCTGTTCCAGCGCACCCGCACCGGCCGCGGGCAGCACGTCGAGGTCTCGCTGCAGGACGCCATCCTGCCGTCACTGACCTCCAACATCGCCGGACTGCTCAGCCCGGGCACCGTCAGCCGGGAACGCACCGGCAACCGGCACGGCGGCCTGGCAGTCGCGCCGTACAACACCTACCCCGCCGCCGACGGATGGATCGCCGTGCTGTGCCCGACCGATGCGCACTGGGACCGGCTGCGCGCCGTGATGGATCAGCCCGCGGCCGACGATCCGCGTTTCGCCGCGATGGCGGGCCGCTGCGCGCACATGGACGACGTGGACGCGCTGGTCGCGGCATGGACCCGGCAGCTGAACAAGGACGAGCTCACGCAGCGGCTGAAAGCCGCCCGGATTCCTTGCGCCCCGGTCGTGACGCTGCCGGAACTGCTCGAGGACCCCCACGTGCGGGCCCGCGGCGTCCTGCACGAGGTCACCGATCAGCACGGCACCTTCACCACTCTCGGCAGCCCGCTGCTGCTGTCCGACTCCCCGATGACCGAACCGTCGCGCGCCGGCCGCCTCGGCGAGCACACCGATCAAGTGCTGCGCGACGAACTCGGCCTCAGCACCGACGACATCACCAAGCTGCACGAGGCCGGCGTGGTCTGA